In Salvia miltiorrhiza cultivar Shanhuang (shh) unplaced genomic scaffold, IMPLAD_Smil_shh fragScaff_scaffold_101, whole genome shotgun sequence, a single genomic region encodes these proteins:
- the LOC131002266 gene encoding glutathione S-transferase T3-like, giving the protein MDREFDEYMEQQGGSRVPMMGFAPFSAASNVLATGNVPMPAANANVQEEPEEVKPKAKGTRAAYSSEETELVAILWAEATHNPILGTSKKLLQYWGAIAEKFNALNTSGAPPRKSEHLKSHFARVQKETKFFEGCYNTCKENWGSGMSDDQIFQQAQTMFEANFKKQFSYVKAWKVLRDCQRFTSQAGDVHSAKKSKGSDVYGLERAAVLVSEVTSALKELFKFYKVSHHVAPTSRPRVSASTSTSIRERRSERRSAMSLEALQESDQDCDDLDTNELTIYLTEKQYKVGKNDVDQFDILMWWSSNTARYPVLAEMARDILAVPISSVASECAFSMGGRVLSPYRSSLAPKMVEALICAEDWLRSTDIDKKDEEGVPEEEQQKEFEMVLHSYTHGDPRTAQSQTDQSGSRATETD; this is encoded by the exons ATGGATCGTGAATTCGATGAATACATGGAGCAACAAGGCGGATCGAGGGTTCCaatgatggggtttgctccaTTTTCAGCAGCCTCGAATGTCTTGGCTACAGGAAATGTTCCTATGCCGGCGGCGAACGCCAACGTTCAAGAAGAGCCGGAGGAGGTGAAGCCGAAAGCCAAGGGCACTCGCGCTGCATATTCTAGCGAGGAGACCGAGCTCGTGGCAATATTGTGGGCGGAGGCAACCCACAATCCTATTTTGGGGACCTCCAaaaagttgctccaatattggggagcaatCGCCGAGAAGTTCAACGCGCTCAATACTTCGGGAGCGCCGCCGCGAAAGTCGGAGCATCTCAAGTCCCACTTCGCCCGTGTCCAAAAGGAGACAAAATTCTTCGAGGGCTGCTACAACACGTGCAAGGAGAATTGGGGGAGTGGTATGAGCGACGATCAAATCTTCCAACAAGCCCAGACGATGTTCGAGGcgaatttcaagaagcaattctcctacgtcaaagcttggaaagtgcttCGTGACTGCCAAAGATTCACGTCGCAAGCCGGGGATGTCCACTCTGCCAAAaagtcgaagggctccgatg TGTATGGTTTGGAACGTGCAGCTGTTTTGGTGAGTGAGGTGACGAGCGCATTGAAGGAGTTATTTAAGTTTTATAAGGTATCTCATCATGTGGCGCCCACATCTCGACCACGAGTTAGTGCTTCTACGTCGACATCAATCAGAGAAAGGAGATCAGAGCGTCGTAGTGCAATGAGCCTTGAGGCTTTGCAAGAGAGTGATCAAGATTGTGATGATCTTGATACAAACGAGCTCACTATCTACCTCACTGAGAAGCAATACAAAGTGGGTAAGAATGATGTCGACCAGTTTGATATTTTGATGTGGTGGTCGAGCAATACTGCACGTTATCCTGTACTTGCTGAGATGGCCAGAGATATCTTAGCCGTCCCCATATCTAGTGTTGCTTCGGAGTGTGCATTTAGTATGGGAGGACGTGTTCTATCACCGTATAGAAGCTCTTTGGCGCCGAAAATGGTTGAGGCCTTGATTTGTGCTGAGGATTGGTTAAGATCTACCGATATTGATAAAAAAGATGAAGAAGGCGTTCCAGAAGAAGAGCAACAGAAGGAGTTTGAAATgg TGCTCCATAGCTATACTCATGGTGATCCGAGGACGGCACAGAGTCAGACGGATCAAAGTGGAAGTCGTGCAACGGAGACGGATTAG